CTCATCGGCGGACCCTTTCCCAACCCAATATAATAGCCTCGGCGATGCCTTCGGATAGGATCCCGGCTGGCTCCACTAAGGAGGAGGTTTCGATGCCTGCTCATGCGCTGATCACCGGCGGCGCCGGTTTCATCGGATCCAACCTGGCGGACGCCCTGGCCTCTGAGGGCTGGGTGGTATGGATCTTCGACCTGCTGGCCCGCCCCGGCGTGGAGCGGAACCTGGCCTGGCTCCAGGCGCGCCATGGCGGGCGCATCCGCTTCGTCCGCGGGGATATCCGGGATTTCCCGGCGGTGGCCGAGGTGGTGCGGCAGGCCGAGGTGATCTTCCACCTGGCCGCCCAGGTGGCGGTCACCACTTCCCTCATCGATCCCCGCACCGATTTCGAGATCAACGCCCTCGGCACCCTGAATGTCCTGGAGGCGGCCCGCCAGGCCCGCCATCGCCCGATCATCCTCTACACCTCCACCAACAAGGTCTACGGCGCGATGGAAGATGTGCCCGTGGTGGAGGAGGCCACCCGCTACCGGTATGCCGACCGGCCCTTCGGGATCGACGAGCGCCAGCCCCTGGATTTCCATTCCCCGTATGGCTGTTCCAAGGGGGCCGCGGATCAATACGTGCGGGACTACGCCCGGATTTACGGGCTTCCCACCGTCGTGTTCCGCATGTCCTGTATCTACGGCCCCCGCCAGTTCGGCACGGAGGACCAGGGGTGGGTCGCCCACTTTGTGATCTCCGCGATGGCCGGGCGCCCCATCACGATCTACGGCGATGGCAAGCAGGTGCGGGATCTGCTGTTCGTGACCGACCTGATCGCCGCGATGCGGGCGGCGGTGGAGCGGATCGACCGGACGGCCGGGCAGGTTTACAACATCGGGGGAGGGCCAGCGAACGCCCTTTCGATCTGGCATGAGTTCGCCCCCCTGCTGTCCGAGATCCTCGGCCGCCCGGTGGAGCCTCCGGCCTTCGGCCCCTGGCGCCCTGGGGATCAGAAGGTGTATATCAGTGATATCCGGAAGGCGATGCGCGATCTGGACTGGCAACCCCGGGTCGGCGTGCGGGAGGGCCTGACGCGCCTCGCGGAATGGGTGCGGGAGGGGATCCCGCTCCCTGCCCCCGATTGACCGCAAGGGAGCGAGGGGTTTCGCCGTCCGCCCGAGGGCCTGGGGCTTTCCTGCGCATCTTCCGCCCATGGCCGTCGGGCCACGGGAAGCGCGGCGCCAATGATCCGGGCGGTCTCGAAATCCCATGGCGGATTTCAGGGCCCATGAAAATCCTGGTGGCATTGACGTATTACCGTCCCCACATCAGCGGTCTGACCATCTATGTCGAGCGAGCGGCCCGGGCGCTGGCCGCCCGCGGGCACGAAGTCCAGATCCTGACCTCCCGGTATGACCGGCGCCTCCCTCTGGAGGAGATCCGGGATGGGGTGCGGATCCGCCGGGTGCCCGTGTGGTTCCGGGTCAGCAAGGGGGTCATCATGCCCACCATCGGGGTGTGGGCCACCCGGCTGGCCCGATGGGCCGATGTGCTCTGGCTCCACCTCCCCCAGTTCGATGCGGCGGGCATCGCCCTGCGCGGACGCCTCTTCCGGAAGCCGGTGGTCCTCACCTACCACTGCGATGTCACCCTCCCGCCCGGCCTGGTCAACCGCCTGGCCAACGTCATGGTTCATCTGATGGACCATCTGGCCGCCCGTCTCGCCGACGTCATCGTGACCTACACCGAGGATTACGCCCGGCATTCCCCTTATCTCTCCCGCTATTTGCACAAAGTTCGGGTCATCCCGCCCCCGGTGGAGATCCCGATCCCCCAACCCGAGCGGGTGGCCGCCTTCCGGGCCCGCTGGGGGCTGGAGAACCAGGTGGTGATCGGGATGGCGGCCCGGCTGGCGGCCGAGAAAGGCGTGGAATATCTCCTGGAGGCCCTCCCCCAGATCCTCTCGGTCTATCCCAACGCACGGGTCCTCTTCGCCGGACCCTACCAGAACGTCCTGGGGGAAGAGGCCTATGCCCGGCGACTGGCCCCTCTCTTTGAGCGATACCGGGACCACTGGACCTTTGTGGGGGTGCTGGAGCCGGAGGAGATGGCGGCCTTTTACGCCAGCTGCGACGTGGTCGTGCTCCCCAGCCTGAACGCCACGGAATCGTTCGGCCTGGTTCAGGTGGAAGCCATGCTGTGCGGGACCCCGGTGGTGGCCAGCGACCTGCCAGGCGTTCGGGTGCCGACGCGCACCACCGGGATGGGGCGGACGGTGCCCCCGCGGGACAGCGCAGCCCTGGCCCGGGCCATCCTCGAGGTGCTGGCCAACCGCCCGGCCTTCTGCCGGCCCCGGGAATGGGTGGAGCAGCACTATAATACGGAGCGGACCGCCGCGGCCTATGAAGCGCTCTTCGAGGAGCTGAGGGCATCCCGGGGCTGAACGGAGAAAGGAGAGGGAAGATGAGGATCCACCGGCTGATCGTTGAAAACTTTCGCTCGATCGAACATGCCGATCTGGAGCTGGCTCCCCTCACGATCCTTTACGGGCCAAACGGAGCCGGGAAATCCTCCCTCCTCTACGCGCCGCTGGGGCTCCGGAATATCGCCATGTCCCCCAATGCTCCCCCCTCCGCCTTCTGGAATTACGGGTTCGTCTCTTTAGGCGGGTTCCGCGAAGTGGTCTTCGGCCATACTCCAGGGCGGGAGATCGCTATCGGTGTGATGGTCTCCGTGCCGGAGGACGCGCTCATTCGGGGGAAGAGCCCTCAGGCCCTGGGATATCGAGTTCGACTTCAGGAGGAGCGGGGATGGCTGGAGCTTCTGATCGGCTCGCGGGAGGCTATGGAGACCCTGGCCGCTCTGGAGGTGACCTTTCCATATAGTGGGACTCAGAGCGTGGAGATCCCGGAGGTCGATCCGGGGATCGAGGCGGCCTGGAACGGATTCGTTGTCCAGGTCAAGGCCAGGGATGCCACAAGCGCCCAGAGGGCGCAAGCTATTGCCCGCGCCCTCAACGCCCCCATAGAAGCCCTGCGGCGCATCCGCTTCGTCCCCCTGCGTCGGGGATTCTCCCAGCCCATTTACACGCCCGTCCCGATCACCCCTCTCCCCCTCACGGAGGGAGAGATCGCCACTCTCCTGGCTCAGGATCGAGATCTGGAGTATCGGGTGGAGCGCTATCTGGAACAAATCGCAAACCGGAACTTTCGCGTGCGACCCCAGCTGGGGACGGCGGTCTTCGAATTAATCGCTGGGGATCGGGAGACCGGGCTGGGGGTGTCGCTGGTCAATGAAGGCTTCGGGATCAATCAGCTCATCTATTTGCTCGCCCAGGCCCTGAGCGGAGACGCGGAATGGATCCTCATCGAGGAGCCGGAGATCCACCTGCATCCTTCAAGCGTCCGGCGGCTGGCCCGTGCGCTGTCGCAGATCGCTTCCCGACATCACAAGCAATTTCTGATCTCCACCCACAGCGAGGCGTTCCTGATCGCCCTTCTGGCCCAGGTGGCACAGGGCACGCTCCGGCCCGCGGATCTGGCGTGTTATTTCGTGGAACGAAAGGATGGCGTCTCCCTCTTCACGCGCCAGGCTGTGACGGAGGAAGGACAGATCGAAGGGGGCATGCGAAGCTTTATAGAAGGGGAGCTGGAGGATTTGCGGGAATTCCTGGGCCTGGAGGAGGAGCCGGAGGGAACTCCCGGATAGGCGGGATGTCGAATGAGCTCGCAATGCCTGGTGATCGATGAGTGGTTGTTCCATCACCTGAGGGGAGAGGCCGGCCCGGACGCAATCCGTCAGGCGGTTCGATTACTGGAGGAAATTGAACGGCGCTGCGATCGAAGCGCATGGCAGCCGGGGACGCCATGGGCACAAAAGGCTTTCCGTCTCTTCGACACCGATCAACCAGGGATCCGACTGGCCAGCAAGCTGCTCCAGCGGCTCCTCTGGGATCCGGCTAAAAGCCGGATACCTCGCCAGTCGTTAAAAACGAATGCGCCCTGGATGGATCGGATACCGGAGGAGGACCGTTATCTGGTCACTCTCTATCTTGAGGCAGGGGCGGATGTTCTGATCACGACAGACGAGCGGCTCCTCTCCCGGATCCGGGAAACGCAGGCTCCTGTCCGGGCGCTATCGCTCCCGGAATGGATCGCTATCTATTTCTCCGGGTCGCCGTCCAGATGAGCGCTCCGGATTTCCTCTGGCTGCACCTGAAAGAAGTCCCCGCCTTTCGGGCGTTGCTTCGGGCGGTGGAAGCCCGCTTCTACCAGGGCCTGGAGATGCCGGAGCCCATCCTGGACCTGGGTTGCGGGGATGGGCACTTCGCCTCCGTGGCCTTCCCCGGGCGGGCATGGGTCGGCCTGGATCCTGAATGGGGTCCCCTGAAGGAGGCCGCCGCCCGTCGGGTTTACCGATGGGCGATCCAGGCCGATGGCGCGCATCTGCCGTTCCCCCCGGGGTCCTTCGGGACGGTGATCAGCAATTCGGTGCTGGAACACATCCCTCCCGTGGAGGCTGTCCTGCGGGAGGTGGCGCGGGTCCTTCGCCCCGGAGGCTATTTCCTGTTCTGCTCGCCCAGCCATCGTTTCGTGGAATTCCTTTCGCTGTATCGCCTGCTGCGGCGGCTGCGGCTGCAAGGGCTGGCGGAAGGCTACGGCCGGCTCTTCAACCGCATCTCCCGGCATCATCACTGCGATGCCCCGGAGATCTGGGCGTCCCGCCTGGAGCAGGCCGGGCTTCGCCCGCTTCGATGGTGGTTCTATTTCTCCCGGGGAGCCACCGCGCTGCTGGAATGGGGTCATCTGTATGGGTTGCCTTCCCTGCTCTGCAAAAAGCTTTTCGGGCGCTGGATCCTGGCCCCATGGCGCTGGAGCCTGGAGCCCGTGGAGCGGATCCTTCGACCCTTTTACGAAGAACCCCCAGGTCCGGAAGGCGCCTATTTTTTCATGATCGCGCAACGCTGATCCCATCGGGAGCGGAGGGATGAAACGCCGGTTTCTCCAGGGTGGTTCAGCGGCCGTCTGGATCGTCGCCTTTCTCCTGGCCGTTCTGGGTCAGCTCCGGCTGGACCAGAGCTCCCGGGAGGCTCCGGATCCGCTGGGGCTGGCCCTGTATGCCTGGGCGACGCTCGGGATCGTCTGGGCCCTCCGCCGATCCCCCGAGTGGCTGGATGAGGAAGGCCCTCTCCGGGAAGCGCCCCATGCCGCTCCGGGCGTTCGTCCCCTCTGGCTGGCCCTGAGCCTGGGAGGCATGGCCCTGGCGTTCCTGGACTCCGGAGGCAACCGGTTCCGCCCGGCCGGGGTGATCGCCTGGATCGCGGCGGTGATCGCATGGTTTCTCGCGTGGTGGAACGCTCCCCTCCC
This portion of the Thermoflexus sp. genome encodes:
- a CDS encoding class I SAM-dependent methyltransferase, which translates into the protein MDRYLFLRVAVQMSAPDFLWLHLKEVPAFRALLRAVEARFYQGLEMPEPILDLGCGDGHFASVAFPGRAWVGLDPEWGPLKEAAARRVYRWAIQADGAHLPFPPGSFGTVISNSVLEHIPPVEAVLREVARVLRPGGYFLFCSPSHRFVEFLSLYRLLRRLRLQGLAEGYGRLFNRISRHHHCDAPEIWASRLEQAGLRPLRWWFYFSRGATALLEWGHLYGLPSLLCKKLFGRWILAPWRWSLEPVERILRPFYEEPPGPEGAYFFMIAQR
- a CDS encoding SDR family NAD(P)-dependent oxidoreductase codes for the protein MPAHALITGGAGFIGSNLADALASEGWVVWIFDLLARPGVERNLAWLQARHGGRIRFVRGDIRDFPAVAEVVRQAEVIFHLAAQVAVTTSLIDPRTDFEINALGTLNVLEAARQARHRPIILYTSTNKVYGAMEDVPVVEEATRYRYADRPFGIDERQPLDFHSPYGCSKGAADQYVRDYARIYGLPTVVFRMSCIYGPRQFGTEDQGWVAHFVISAMAGRPITIYGDGKQVRDLLFVTDLIAAMRAAVERIDRTAGQVYNIGGGPANALSIWHEFAPLLSEILGRPVEPPAFGPWRPGDQKVYISDIRKAMRDLDWQPRVGVREGLTRLAEWVREGIPLPAPD
- a CDS encoding AAA family ATPase; its protein translation is MRIHRLIVENFRSIEHADLELAPLTILYGPNGAGKSSLLYAPLGLRNIAMSPNAPPSAFWNYGFVSLGGFREVVFGHTPGREIAIGVMVSVPEDALIRGKSPQALGYRVRLQEERGWLELLIGSREAMETLAALEVTFPYSGTQSVEIPEVDPGIEAAWNGFVVQVKARDATSAQRAQAIARALNAPIEALRRIRFVPLRRGFSQPIYTPVPITPLPLTEGEIATLLAQDRDLEYRVERYLEQIANRNFRVRPQLGTAVFELIAGDRETGLGVSLVNEGFGINQLIYLLAQALSGDAEWILIEEPEIHLHPSSVRRLARALSQIASRHHKQFLISTHSEAFLIALLAQVAQGTLRPADLACYFVERKDGVSLFTRQAVTEEGQIEGGMRSFIEGELEDLREFLGLEEEPEGTPG
- a CDS encoding glycosyltransferase family 4 protein, encoding MKILVALTYYRPHISGLTIYVERAARALAARGHEVQILTSRYDRRLPLEEIRDGVRIRRVPVWFRVSKGVIMPTIGVWATRLARWADVLWLHLPQFDAAGIALRGRLFRKPVVLTYHCDVTLPPGLVNRLANVMVHLMDHLAARLADVIVTYTEDYARHSPYLSRYLHKVRVIPPPVEIPIPQPERVAAFRARWGLENQVVIGMAARLAAEKGVEYLLEALPQILSVYPNARVLFAGPYQNVLGEEAYARRLAPLFERYRDHWTFVGVLEPEEMAAFYASCDVVVLPSLNATESFGLVQVEAMLCGTPVVASDLPGVRVPTRTTGMGRTVPPRDSAALARAILEVLANRPAFCRPREWVEQHYNTERTAAAYEALFEELRASRG